A stretch of Prunus dulcis chromosome 6, ALMONDv2, whole genome shotgun sequence DNA encodes these proteins:
- the LOC117630823 gene encoding very-long-chain (3R)-3-hydroxyacyl-CoA dehydratase 2 isoform X1, with protein MPKLSNLYLLAYNSLQAVAWAVCLALSLSSFVSTKAVNGAYASAGDLIYFLQMVQFLEVIHGAVGLVPSGVVFPLMQWAGRAHFLFVLRQTHEVQESPSVFITFVAWSLSEVIRYPHYAFNCMGSYPSWITYLRYTAFIVLYPPGMAGETWLMYQALPFVKKTSLFPDLFAGLSYYNFLRVLLVCYPFLCLKLYLHMFKQRQSKLGKHPKKKKR; from the exons ATGCCAAAGCTATCCAACCTCTATCTCTTGGCCTACAACTCTCTTCAGGCCGTTGCCTG GGCAGTTTGTCTCGCTTTAAGCTTGAGCAGCTTTGTCTCCACCAAGGCCGTCAATGGAGCTTATGCTTCTGCTGGAGACCTCATCT ATTTTCTCCAAATGGTTCAGTTCTTGGAAGTTATACACGGAGCGGTTG GTCTCGTGCCGAGTGGAGTGGTGTTTCCTCTGATGCAATGGGCAGGAAGGGctcattttctgtttgttttgcGCCAAACCCATGAG GTCCAAGAGTCGCCATCAGTCTTCATAACTTTTGTTGCTTGGAGCTTAAGTGAG GTTATTAGGTATCCACATTATGCTTTTAACTGCATGGGAAGTTACCCTTCATGGATTACCTATCTCAG GTACACTGCATTCATTGTCTTGTATCCTCCAGGGATGGCTGGTGAAA CCTGGCTTATGTACCAAGCACTTCCTTTTGTAAAGAAGACGAGCCTCTTCCCAGATTTATTTGCTGGCCTCAGCTATTATAACTTTCTGAGG GTTTTGCTTGTCTGCTACCCATTCCTCTGCTTGAAACTTTACCTGCATATGTTCAAGCAACGCCAATCAAAGCTGGGTAAACAccccaagaagaagaaaaggtgA
- the LOC117630822 gene encoding probable aquaporin TIP1-2, whose amino-acid sequence MPVSRIAIGNPAEFGQPDALKAALAEFISVLIFVFAGEGSGMAFSKLTDGASTTPAGLIAAALAHAFALFVAVSIAANISGGHVNPAVTFGAFIGGNISLVRSILYWIAQLLGAVIACLLLRFATGGLETSAFSLSSGVSVWNAVVLEIVITFGLVYTVYATALDPKKGNIGIIAPIAIGFIVGANILVAGAFDGASMNPAVSFGPAVVSWTWDNHWVYWLGPFIGAAIAALVYDLIYITPDTHEQLPTTDY is encoded by the exons ATGCCTGTCTCTAGAATTGCAATTGGAAACCCAGCTGAGTTTGGGCAGCCAGATGCTCTCAAAGCAGCTCTTGCTGAGTTCATCTCAGttctcatttttgtttttgccgGTGAAGGCTCTGGCATGGCTTTCA GCAAGCTCACTGACGGTGCTTCAACGACACCGGCTGGCCTTATAGCCGCTGCCTTGGCCCATGCCTTTGCACTTTTCGTGGCGGTTTCCATTGCAGCAAACATCTCCGGCGGTCATGTTAACCCTGCTGTCACATTTGGTGCCTTTATTGGCGGCAACATCTCTCTCGTCAGGTCTATTTTGTACTGGATTGCCCAGTTGCTTGGAGCCGTGATTGCATGCTTGCTTCTCAGGTTTGCAACCGGTGGATTG GAAACCTCTGCTTTCTCCCTATCAAGCGGTGTGAGTGTATGGAATGCTGTGGTGCTGGAGATTGTGATCACCTTTGGTCTGGTTTACACAGTTTATGCCACAGCCCTTGACCCAAAGAAGGGCAACATAGGCATCATTGCCCCCATTGCAATTGGTTTCATTGTTGGTGCCAACATCTTGGTTGCTGGTGCCTTTGATGGTGCATCCATGAACCCAGCAGTCTCCTTCGGACCCGCTGTCGTCAGCTGGACATGGGACAACCACTGGGTCTACTGGCTCGGCCCATTCATCGGCGCTGCCATTGCTGCCCTTGTCTACGATCTCATCTACATCACCCCAGACACACATGAGCAGCTCCCCACCACAGACTACTAA
- the LOC117630823 gene encoding very-long-chain (3R)-3-hydroxyacyl-CoA dehydratase 2 isoform X2, whose protein sequence is MPKLSNLYLLAYNSLQAVAWAVCLALSLSSFVSTKAVNGAYASAGDLIYFLQMVQFLEVIHGAVGLVPSGVVFPLMQWAGRAHFLFVLRQTHEVQESPSVFITFVAWSLSEVIRYPHYAFNCMGSYPSWITYLRYTAFIVLYPPGMAGETWLMYQALPFVKKTSLFPDLFAGLSYYNFLRVLLVCYPFLCLKLYLHMFKQRQSKLGKHPKKKKR, encoded by the exons ATGCCAAAGCTATCCAACCTCTATCTCTTGGCCTACAACTCTCTTCAGGCCGTTGCCTG GGCAGTTTGTCTCGCTTTAAGCTTGAGCAGCTTTGTCTCCACCAAGGCCGTCAATGGAGCTTATGCTTCTGCTGGAGACCTCATCT ATTTTCTCCAAATGGTTCAGTTCTTGGAAGTTATACACGGAGCGGTTG GTCTCGTGCCGAGTGGAGTGGTGTTTCCTCTGATGCAATGGGCAGGAAGGGctcattttctgtttgttttgcGCCAAACCCATGAG GTCCAAGAGTCGCCATCAGTCTTCATAACTTTTGTTGCTTGGAGCTTAAGTGAG GTTATTAGGTATCCACATTATGCTTTTAACTGCATGGGAAGTTACCCTTCATGGATTACCTATCTCAG GTACACTGCATTCATTGTCTTGTATCCTCCAGGGATGGCTGGTGAAA CCTGGCTTATGTACCAAGCACTTCCTTTTGTAAAGAAGACGAGCCTCTTCCCAGATTTATTTGCTGGCCTCAGCTATTATAACTTTCTGAGG GTTTTGCTTGTCTGCTACCCATTCCTCTGCTTGAAACTTTACCTGCATATGTTCAAGCAACGCCAATCAAAGCTGGGTAAACAccccaagaagaagaaaag ATGA
- the LOC117630823 gene encoding very-long-chain (3R)-3-hydroxyacyl-CoA dehydratase 2 isoform X3, protein MPKLSNLYLLAYNSLQAVAWAVCLALSLSSFVSTKAVNGAYASAGDLIYFLQMVQFLEVIHGAVGLVPSGVVFPLMQWAGRAHFLFVLRQTHEVQESPSVFITFVAWSLSEVIRYPHYAFNCMGSYPSWITYLRYTAFIVLYPPGMAGESFACLLPIPLLETLPAYVQATPIKAG, encoded by the exons ATGCCAAAGCTATCCAACCTCTATCTCTTGGCCTACAACTCTCTTCAGGCCGTTGCCTG GGCAGTTTGTCTCGCTTTAAGCTTGAGCAGCTTTGTCTCCACCAAGGCCGTCAATGGAGCTTATGCTTCTGCTGGAGACCTCATCT ATTTTCTCCAAATGGTTCAGTTCTTGGAAGTTATACACGGAGCGGTTG GTCTCGTGCCGAGTGGAGTGGTGTTTCCTCTGATGCAATGGGCAGGAAGGGctcattttctgtttgttttgcGCCAAACCCATGAG GTCCAAGAGTCGCCATCAGTCTTCATAACTTTTGTTGCTTGGAGCTTAAGTGAG GTTATTAGGTATCCACATTATGCTTTTAACTGCATGGGAAGTTACCCTTCATGGATTACCTATCTCAG GTACACTGCATTCATTGTCTTGTATCCTCCAGGGATGGCTGGTGAAA GTTTTGCTTGTCTGCTACCCATTCCTCTGCTTGAAACTTTACCTGCATATGTTCAAGCAACGCCAATCAAAGCTGGGTAA
- the LOC117631494 gene encoding transcription factor MYB59-like: MKMVQEENIRKGPWTEQEDFNLVCFVGLFGDRRWDFIAKVSGLNRTGKSCRLRWVNYLHPGLKRGKMTPQEERLVLELHSKWGNRWSRIARKLPGRTDNEIKNYWRTHMRKKAQEKKRAASPSSSSSNCSSSSNITSTEGGASFYDTGGLEIKASSGAKKTGGDHPEQEDDKKRDQKEYSLDDIWKDINLPEVNSIEPVYNGYSEEAGNIISCPLMASPAPWEYCSDSLWEMDEEESKMFLPTTSDQFLSGFEYGKASLIG, encoded by the exons ATGAAAATGGTTCAAGAGGAAAACATCAGAAAGGGCCCATGGACAGAGCAAGAGGACTTCAACCTGGTGTGCTTTGTGGGCTTGTTTGGAGACAGACGTTGGGACTTCATAGCTAAGGTATCAG GTTTGAACAGAACAGGTAAGAGTTGCAGGTTAAGATGGGTTAATTACTTGCACCCTGGCCTCAAAAGAGGCAAGATGACCCCTCAAGAAGAGCGCCTGGTGCTTGAGCTCCACTCCAAATGGGGAAATAg ATGGTCAAGAATTGCTAGAAAATTACCTGGGAGGACAGATAATGAGATTAAGAATTACTGGAGGACTCATATGAGGAAGAAGGcacaagagaaaaagagggCTGCATCCCCATCATCGTCTTCTTCCAACTGTTCTTCATCCTCAAACATCACCTCAACTGAAGGAGGAGCAAGCTTTTATGACACAGGTGGGCTTGAAATCAAGGCATCATCAGGAGCAAAGAAAACTGGTGGAGATCATCCGGAGCAAGAAGATGATAAAAAAAGGGACCAAAAGGAGTACTCACTTGATGATATATGGAAGGATATCAATCTGCCAGAAGTGAACAGTATTGAACCAGTTTACAATGGCTATAGTGAAGAAGCCGGCAACATTATTTCTTGCCCATTAATGGCTTCTCCAGCACCATGGGAGTATTGCTCTGACTCTCTATGGGAAATGGATGAAGAGGAAAGTAAGATGTTTCTCCCAACTACAAGTGACCAATTTCTGTCCGGTTTTGAATATGGAAAAGCATCTCTAATTGGCtga